A genome region from Alkalimarinus coralli includes the following:
- the ccoG gene encoding cytochrome c oxidase accessory protein CcoG, giving the protein MSANIPVKNIDPSPKKKPEETTIDLYASRKKIYVKEITGVFQRIRTASLWLLMSMYFIFCWVSINGEQLIYFDIPGRKFHLFGETFWPQDFVLLSWLLIICAFGLFFITSLFGRIWCGYTCPQTVWTFIFMWAEEKVEGSRNKRIKLDKAPNDASKTLKKVIKHSIWLLIAFATGLTFVGYFYPIRELVVDFFSFNFIGGWAYFWILFFTAATYINAGWLREQVCLYMCPYARFQSVMFDKDTMVVSYNPNRGEPRGSRKKSADPKQAGLGDCVDCGMCVQVCPTGIDIRDGLQYECIGCALCIDACDQIMDKMNYPKGLISYSTENSLEGKQSHLVRPKSVGYGLMLLFMIASVIYGVTSRVPLGLDVIKDRGALYQLTGMGLVENSYTLKVINMSDQPREFELAVTGIEGLSISTETRFTVNSGEVYSLPTSIEVDPANMTQTNHDIEFVVIANDDKSVKATSDSRFLGPLSY; this is encoded by the coding sequence ATGAGCGCCAATATTCCTGTCAAAAACATAGATCCCTCTCCTAAGAAAAAGCCTGAAGAAACGACAATTGATCTTTATGCTTCAAGGAAAAAGATATATGTAAAAGAAATAACCGGTGTATTTCAACGAATCAGAACCGCCTCACTGTGGCTCTTAATGAGCATGTACTTTATTTTTTGCTGGGTTTCGATCAATGGTGAACAGCTAATATATTTTGATATTCCTGGTCGGAAGTTCCACCTGTTTGGCGAAACATTCTGGCCCCAGGACTTTGTCTTGCTCTCCTGGCTTCTCATCATTTGTGCCTTTGGGTTGTTCTTTATCACCTCACTGTTTGGCCGCATCTGGTGTGGCTATACATGCCCTCAAACCGTATGGACATTCATCTTTATGTGGGCTGAGGAGAAAGTCGAAGGGAGCAGAAATAAGCGAATTAAACTGGACAAAGCACCCAATGACGCCTCTAAAACCCTTAAAAAAGTTATTAAACACAGTATATGGCTTCTAATCGCTTTCGCGACTGGGCTAACATTTGTTGGTTATTTTTACCCTATTCGTGAGCTGGTCGTTGACTTTTTCAGCTTTAACTTTATCGGTGGCTGGGCTTACTTCTGGATCCTGTTTTTCACTGCTGCCACGTACATTAATGCGGGCTGGTTAAGGGAGCAAGTCTGTCTTTACATGTGCCCATACGCACGTTTCCAGTCAGTAATGTTTGATAAAGATACAATGGTTGTTTCATACAACCCCAACCGGGGGGAGCCGCGAGGCAGCCGGAAAAAATCTGCTGACCCCAAACAAGCAGGACTAGGGGATTGCGTCGATTGTGGAATGTGTGTCCAGGTATGCCCTACTGGAATTGACATTCGCGATGGTCTTCAATATGAATGTATTGGTTGTGCCCTCTGCATTGACGCCTGTGACCAGATAATGGACAAGATGAATTATCCGAAAGGGCTTATCAGCTACAGCACCGAGAACTCACTAGAAGGAAAGCAGAGCCATCTTGTTCGCCCAAAATCAGTGGGTTATGGTTTGATGCTGCTGTTTATGATTGCGTCTGTCATCTACGGGGTAACATCCAGAGTACCATTGGGTCTTGATGTTATTAAAGACCGCGGTGCGCTATACCAACTAACCGGAATGGGCCTGGTAGAAAACTCTTACACGCTTAAGGTCATTAATATGTCTGACCAGCCGCGTGAGTTTGAGCTGGCGGTTACCGGTATAGAAGGTCTATCAATCTCGACAGAGACAAGGTTCACGGTAAACTCAGGTGAAGTCTACTCTTTACCCACAAGTATTGAAGTCGACCCCGCTAACATGACACAAACCAACCATGACATTGAGTTTGTCGTTATTGCCAACGATGACAAGTCTGTTAAAGCAACATCAGACAGTCGTTTTCTTGGCCCGCTTAGTTATTAA
- the ccoP gene encoding cytochrome-c oxidase, cbb3-type subunit III, producing MSSFWSAWIIIISLGSVFGCWWLLYATRKSQTSNTETEETTGHTYDGIEELDNPLPKWWFYMFLATIFFGLAYYALYPGLGSYPGLLGWTSTNQWEQEVEEADAEYGPIFAAFAEKSVEDLSKDPAALKVGQRLFANNCAICHGSTARGSLGFPNLTDSDWLYGGSADAIKQTIGHGRNGNMPAKGLNPAMSKSDIDDLTNYLLAFSNRAEDKASSERGAAMFQTACAACHGADAKGNLAMGAPNLTDNVWLYGGTPSMIKQTIEFGRAGVMPAHNELLGEEKVHVLSAYIYSLSQGK from the coding sequence ATGAGTAGTTTTTGGAGCGCATGGATCATAATCATCAGTTTGGGTAGCGTCTTCGGTTGCTGGTGGCTTCTATACGCAACCCGAAAGAGCCAAACAAGTAATACTGAAACAGAAGAAACAACGGGCCACACCTATGATGGCATTGAGGAACTGGACAACCCACTTCCAAAATGGTGGTTCTACATGTTTCTTGCGACAATCTTTTTCGGGCTAGCTTACTATGCTCTTTACCCTGGTTTGGGTTCATACCCTGGCCTTCTTGGTTGGACCTCTACCAACCAGTGGGAACAAGAAGTTGAAGAAGCAGACGCTGAATACGGGCCAATATTTGCCGCATTCGCTGAGAAGTCAGTTGAAGATCTTTCAAAAGACCCAGCTGCGCTTAAAGTCGGCCAGCGTCTGTTTGCAAACAACTGTGCGATATGTCACGGCTCAACCGCTAGAGGGTCACTAGGCTTTCCAAACCTGACTGATTCTGATTGGTTGTATGGTGGCTCTGCTGATGCTATCAAACAAACGATTGGGCACGGTAGAAACGGGAATATGCCAGCAAAAGGTTTAAATCCTGCAATGTCAAAGTCTGACATTGATGATCTAACAAACTACCTTTTGGCGTTTAGCAACAGAGCTGAAGACAAAGCATCAAGTGAGCGTGGAGCAGCGATGTTCCAAACTGCTTGCGCGGCTTGTCACGGAGCTGATGCAAAAGGCAATTTGGCAATGGGTGCTCCAAACTTAACAGATAATGTTTGGCTCTACGGTGGCACACCATCGATGATCAAACAAACAATTGAGTTTGGTCGTGCTGGTGTAATGCCAGCCCACAATGAGCTTCTTGGTGAAGAGAAGGTTCATGTGCTGTCAGCCTATATTTATAGCCTTTCACAAGGCAAATAG
- a CDS encoding cbb3-type cytochrome oxidase subunit 3, protein MDINTLRGISTILVMIAFIGICLWAYSSKRKKNFDDAANLPFEDEEIAKRTTIETEKKDHE, encoded by the coding sequence ATGGATATTAATACGTTACGTGGCATTTCAACAATATTGGTAATGATAGCGTTCATCGGTATTTGCCTTTGGGCTTATAGCTCAAAGCGTAAAAAAAACTTTGATGACGCGGCTAATCTGCCTTTTGAAGATGAAGAGATAGCCAAACGTACTACGATCGAAACGGAGAAAAAAGACCATGAGTAG
- the ccoO gene encoding cytochrome-c oxidase, cbb3-type subunit II has translation MNHEVVEKNLGLMIVLVIVAISFGALVEIVPLFFSKQVNEPIAGLKPLNALQLEGRDIYIREGCHVCHTQMIRPFRAETERYGHYSVAGEHVYEHPFLWGSKRTGPDLARVGERYSDDWHRAHLYNPRNVVPESKMPSYPWLFTAKIDHKITPKRMEALRAVGVPYTDEDIAGASEAVKGKTEIEAMVAYLQQLGTVLKNKR, from the coding sequence ATGAATCATGAAGTTGTAGAAAAAAACCTTGGGCTGATGATTGTTCTGGTTATTGTAGCAATCAGTTTTGGCGCACTAGTTGAAATTGTTCCTCTGTTTTTCTCAAAGCAGGTAAACGAACCTATTGCAGGACTTAAGCCTTTAAACGCCCTTCAGCTGGAAGGTCGCGATATCTATATCCGTGAAGGCTGTCACGTTTGCCATACACAGATGATCAGACCCTTCAGAGCTGAAACCGAGCGTTACGGTCACTACTCTGTTGCCGGAGAGCACGTATACGAGCATCCATTCTTGTGGGGCTCCAAGCGTACCGGACCTGATTTGGCACGTGTAGGCGAACGATACAGTGACGACTGGCACAGAGCTCACCTATACAACCCAAGAAACGTTGTACCTGAGTCTAAGATGCCGTCTTACCCATGGTTATTTACCGCGAAGATCGACCACAAGATCACTCCAAAACGTATGGAGGCTCTAAGAGCTGTAGGTGTTCCGTACACGGATGAGGATATTGCTGGTGCATCCGAAGCAGTAAAAGGTAAAACCGAAATTGAAGCAATGGTGGCTTATCTTCAGCAGCTGGGTACAGTGCTCAAGAACAAGCGGTAA
- the ccoN gene encoding cytochrome-c oxidase, cbb3-type subunit I encodes MSTVNNQTTYNYKVVRQFAIMTVVWGIVGMAAGVLIASQLVWPELNFDTAWLSFGRLRPLHTNAVIFAFGGSALFATSFYVVQRTCQARLFSDSLASFVFWGWQLVIVLAAITLPLGYTSSKEYAELEWPIDILITIVWVGYAVVFFGTIMKRKAKHIYVANWFFGAFIITVAVLHIVNNLEIPVTLWKSYSIYPGTIDAMVQWWYGHNAVGFFLTAGFLGIMYYFVPKQAERPVYSYRLSIVHFWALISIYVWAGSHHLHYSALPDWAQSAGMVMSLILLAPSWGGMINGMMTLSGAWDKLRTDPILRFLVVSLSFYGMSTFEGPMMAIKTVNALSHNTDWTVGHVHSGALGWVAMVSIGAMYHLIPKLYGLKGMYSTSMINAHFWLATIGTVLYIAAMWVNGIMQGLMWRAINDDGTLTYSFVESLEASHAGYLVRAIGGAIFLAGMLIMAYNVWMTVRVKDAQALDNVPQTA; translated from the coding sequence ATGAGCACAGTAAACAATCAGACGACATACAACTACAAAGTGGTGCGCCAATTCGCCATTATGACTGTCGTGTGGGGTATTGTTGGGATGGCCGCCGGCGTATTGATCGCCTCGCAACTTGTATGGCCAGAACTCAACTTCGATACGGCCTGGCTTAGCTTTGGTCGCCTTCGTCCGCTTCACACTAATGCAGTTATATTCGCTTTTGGTGGTTCTGCACTTTTTGCAACCTCCTTCTACGTTGTGCAGCGCACCTGTCAAGCACGACTATTTTCCGACTCTCTGGCGTCTTTCGTCTTCTGGGGCTGGCAGCTGGTTATCGTATTAGCCGCGATTACCTTACCTCTGGGTTACACTTCTTCTAAAGAGTATGCAGAACTGGAGTGGCCAATCGATATCTTAATTACTATCGTTTGGGTCGGTTATGCAGTGGTTTTCTTTGGTACTATCATGAAGCGTAAAGCCAAGCATATCTACGTTGCTAACTGGTTCTTTGGCGCATTCATCATAACGGTTGCCGTTCTGCATATCGTAAACAACCTTGAAATACCCGTTACGCTATGGAAGTCTTACTCTATCTACCCTGGCACTATCGATGCGATGGTTCAGTGGTGGTACGGCCATAACGCGGTAGGATTCTTCCTGACTGCAGGCTTTTTGGGCATCATGTACTACTTTGTGCCAAAGCAGGCAGAGCGCCCTGTTTACTCCTATAGACTATCGATCGTTCACTTTTGGGCCTTGATATCAATTTATGTGTGGGCTGGTTCGCACCACCTTCACTACAGTGCACTTCCTGACTGGGCTCAAAGCGCAGGTATGGTAATGTCCCTGATCCTTCTTGCTCCATCTTGGGGTGGTATGATCAACGGTATGATGACACTATCGGGTGCATGGGATAAATTGCGTACTGATCCTATTTTGCGCTTCCTTGTCGTATCACTGTCTTTCTACGGTATGTCGACCTTTGAAGGTCCAATGATGGCAATCAAGACTGTTAATGCGCTATCTCACAATACCGACTGGACTGTAGGTCACGTTCACTCTGGCGCACTCGGCTGGGTTGCGATGGTTTCTATCGGTGCAATGTACCACTTGATTCCAAAACTATATGGCCTCAAGGGCATGTATAGCACATCAATGATTAACGCACACTTCTGGTTGGCGACTATAGGTACTGTACTTTACATCGCTGCGATGTGGGTTAACGGTATTATGCAGGGCTTGATGTGGAGAGCGATAAACGACGATGGAACACTAACCTATAGCTTCGTTGAATCACTTGAAGCAAGCCATGCAGGTTATCTTGTCCGGGCCATTGGCGGCGCTATATTCCTTGCCGGAATGCTGATCATGGCTTACAACGTATGGATGACTGTGCGCGTAAAAGACGCTCAGGCTCTTGACAACGTCCCACAGACAGCTTAA
- a CDS encoding helix-turn-helix domain-containing protein, with protein sequence MKYIHLPTSENSRHINCSDCALSPICEPTPIGSVEFDVKETLLMKKQPFKTGELIYKEGQPFEFLYAITSGSAKEVCLYGQPQEQVISFKLKGELAGQNAVATDIYPNSLVALEDCDICVLPYKDVLESATSLPQLLTKIVTLFSIDSYHESEVRKSLASATTAESKVAAFLYNISLRHKNRNQNYIDIKLSMSRSDIANYLGITKETLSRSLTRIQNRDLIETSGKYIHISNFEHLKEAQGLSI encoded by the coding sequence ATGAAATATATTCACTTACCCACCTCAGAGAACTCTCGCCATATAAACTGCAGTGATTGCGCACTCTCTCCAATTTGTGAACCTACCCCCATTGGAAGTGTCGAGTTTGACGTTAAAGAAACGCTACTAATGAAGAAGCAGCCGTTTAAAACAGGTGAACTCATTTATAAGGAAGGCCAACCTTTTGAGTTCCTGTACGCAATCACATCAGGTTCTGCTAAAGAAGTATGTTTATATGGTCAGCCGCAAGAGCAAGTAATATCGTTTAAATTGAAAGGAGAGCTAGCGGGTCAAAATGCAGTAGCAACCGATATATACCCCAATTCATTGGTTGCTCTGGAAGACTGCGATATTTGCGTTCTCCCGTATAAAGATGTTCTCGAAAGTGCGACCAGCCTTCCTCAGCTGTTGACCAAAATAGTCACATTATTTTCTATCGATAGCTATCATGAGTCTGAAGTTAGAAAGAGTCTTGCCTCCGCAACAACCGCAGAAAGTAAAGTCGCGGCATTCCTTTACAACATTTCACTCCGCCATAAAAACCGCAATCAGAACTATATTGATATTAAACTAAGCATGAGCAGGAGTGACATCGCCAACTATCTGGGCATTACTAAAGAAACGCTTAGCCGCTCACTTACGAGAATTCAAAATAGAGATCTTATCGAGACGAGTGGCAAGTACATTCACATATCAAACTTTGAGCATTTGAAAGAGGCTCAAGGGCTTAGTATTTAA
- a CDS encoding methyl-accepting chemotaxis protein, protein MQKILSNTTEERCFDAATSLVSRTNGEGEIEYCNDAFIEISGFSAEELLGKHHNILRHPEVPKPVYEELWQTIKSGNPWMGIIKNRSKNGEFFWLDLYIEPLIENGDVIGYESVGVAATDQQKLRAEIIYSRINQGLKQYTPKHYKIPPFTIGLLSYAILASICVALVRTAPLSWSLPIIALVTIITGSFFSLYLTRESKYIKDIVNRVSSSKTTQYMYTGKVSHTSNIHTALKTLERQRGVMKLRYKQSASDIITLSSFIDGSRNSIQEDIKSYNEQFETLSKQLSDCISHSETLLLSERGSKCTSEALLDLATKANNDSSQFLGQTQQLCNNALHATTLSDKLIEDGEQIAVILSEIKGIAEQTNLLALNASIEAARAGDAGRGFAVVADEVRTLATKTQQSTESIDQIIEALNLDTAATKSELTTTVQNAQETVAGLEQLSLSLKEVSRVAQLLNQNRTDKEANPANQPLFNDLQVLLNALRVAHEKTELEVMSSLNNSSDVQTTAKKYLELVDRYQ, encoded by the coding sequence GTGCAAAAAATCTTATCTAATACAACCGAAGAGCGATGTTTTGATGCTGCGACATCCCTGGTTTCCAGAACAAACGGCGAAGGAGAAATCGAATATTGCAATGATGCATTTATTGAAATTTCCGGTTTCTCTGCGGAAGAATTATTAGGCAAACACCACAATATCCTTCGCCACCCAGAAGTGCCTAAGCCCGTTTATGAAGAATTATGGCAAACGATAAAAAGCGGTAACCCATGGATGGGGATCATTAAAAACAGGAGCAAGAACGGAGAGTTTTTCTGGCTTGATCTATATATCGAACCACTAATTGAAAACGGGGATGTTATTGGGTATGAATCAGTTGGCGTTGCAGCAACTGATCAACAAAAATTAAGAGCAGAGATTATTTATTCACGCATAAACCAAGGGCTGAAGCAGTACACTCCCAAGCATTATAAGATCCCGCCCTTCACCATTGGCTTACTCTCCTATGCGATATTGGCCAGCATTTGCGTGGCACTGGTACGAACCGCACCGCTATCCTGGTCGCTGCCAATTATTGCGCTGGTGACCATTATCACTGGCTCTTTTTTTAGTTTATACCTCACCCGAGAATCTAAATATATAAAGGATATTGTCAATCGGGTTTCCTCAAGTAAAACAACCCAATACATGTACACGGGTAAAGTATCTCACACATCAAACATTCATACCGCTCTGAAAACACTGGAGAGACAGCGCGGTGTAATGAAGCTTCGTTACAAACAATCAGCAAGTGACATTATTACCTTGTCTTCATTTATAGATGGCTCGAGGAATAGTATTCAAGAGGATATTAAGTCTTATAACGAACAATTTGAGACACTATCAAAACAACTATCAGATTGCATTTCCCATTCCGAAACATTGCTGCTATCAGAAAGGGGCAGTAAATGCACAAGTGAAGCCCTACTCGACCTGGCAACAAAAGCCAATAATGACAGCAGCCAATTTTTGGGACAAACCCAACAACTCTGTAACAATGCTCTTCACGCAACAACGCTGTCCGATAAACTCATTGAAGACGGTGAGCAGATCGCGGTCATTCTATCCGAGATTAAGGGCATTGCCGAGCAAACAAACCTGCTAGCATTGAACGCATCAATTGAAGCCGCAAGAGCAGGAGACGCAGGTAGAGGGTTTGCAGTTGTAGCGGACGAAGTCAGAACACTGGCAACAAAAACACAACAATCAACAGAGTCGATCGATCAAATAATTGAAGCCCTAAACCTAGATACCGCTGCTACAAAAAGCGAGCTAACTACGACTGTACAAAACGCCCAAGAGACAGTTGCCGGGCTAGAACAGCTTAGTTTGTCCCTAAAAGAAGTTAGCCGCGTTGCTCAGCTGTTAAACCAAAACCGCACAGATAAAGAAGCAAACCCGGCTAATCAACCGTTATTTAATGACTTACAGGTGTTGCTGAATGCATTACGAGTCGCACACGAAAAAACAGAGCTCGAAGTAATGAGCAGCCTTAACAACAGCAGTGACGTTCAAACGACAGCCAAAAAGTATTTGGAGCTGGTTGATCGTTATCAATGA
- a CDS encoding sensor domain-containing diguanylate cyclase, which produces MIKRVYLFLPAKATGLLLSVMLLLLSGSSLASTSDKPCNGACSLYLLSPDSPIHDLASAIAYYEDKPAKLTLNDVIELDKALAFTKSEGNAPSFTSTDSAYWFHVKLLNSTDMPITWYAQINYPLLDDISFNIVRKTGVSSIDTGDSKPFDSRPVNHQYFVFPILFEPNEELDIYVRVVSSGAITLPLQLYQAEELLSTSNTHSLLQGLHYGTLLILSIYNCLLFGSTRSASYLYNALYMLSLGLFMFSISGLSFQYIWPDNPGIANTSIPVTEGFVILTIALFARSFLLTSEEQHNTLRAINVITAFGVVIILLGLTTPYHIAVKVGTLLGVIAIVIVYLIGVTRLSENYKPAKQFVLAWTIFLAAALTYALATFGFIPNQFIQEYIIRIATGAQVIFINIALATRVRVLNQQLIDSETKAKETLESQVAQRTQQLEKAMTTLSNLNETLQSISTTDELTGIANRRFFNDTLDENIKLANREQQSLSLLLIDIDHFKLVNDAYGHLVGDKCLIHLTTVINHCLHRPGDFLARYGGEEFAAVLPNTSSSGAELIARHILDSVRQSHFTASGLELSLTVSIGITTHDAPISDKNILIREADQALYLAKNSGRNNCKRYQQQVTTT; this is translated from the coding sequence ATGATTAAACGGGTTTACCTTTTTCTGCCTGCCAAGGCTACAGGTTTGTTGCTTTCGGTGATGCTTCTATTGTTATCGGGTTCAAGCCTTGCGAGTACATCTGACAAACCATGTAACGGTGCTTGCAGCCTCTATCTTCTTTCACCTGATAGCCCGATTCACGACTTGGCATCTGCAATCGCGTATTATGAAGACAAACCTGCCAAATTGACACTAAATGACGTCATTGAACTCGATAAAGCGTTAGCATTTACAAAATCAGAAGGTAACGCCCCATCTTTTACCAGCACAGACTCTGCCTACTGGTTTCACGTTAAGCTGCTCAATAGCACCGATATGCCCATAACCTGGTATGCACAAATTAACTACCCATTACTCGATGATATTAGCTTTAATATAGTCCGCAAAACCGGTGTATCCTCAATAGACACTGGCGACTCAAAACCTTTTGACTCAAGACCTGTCAATCATCAGTATTTTGTATTCCCTATATTATTCGAACCAAACGAAGAATTAGATATTTATGTGCGAGTCGTATCCAGCGGCGCTATCACCCTTCCGTTGCAGCTTTATCAAGCAGAAGAACTTTTATCGACGAGCAATACACATTCGCTGCTTCAGGGGCTTCATTACGGCACCCTGCTAATCCTATCTATTTACAATTGCCTGCTATTTGGCTCAACGAGGAGTGCGTCGTATCTATACAATGCGCTTTATATGCTCTCCCTTGGGTTGTTTATGTTCTCCATTAGCGGCCTTTCCTTTCAGTATATATGGCCAGATAATCCGGGCATTGCCAATACATCCATACCTGTCACAGAAGGCTTTGTAATACTAACAATTGCGCTGTTTGCCCGATCATTCCTCCTAACATCTGAGGAGCAACACAACACTCTCAGAGCAATCAATGTCATTACGGCATTTGGTGTCGTTATTATCTTACTTGGCCTCACGACCCCTTATCATATCGCGGTTAAAGTAGGCACTCTTCTTGGAGTTATAGCGATAGTGATCGTATACCTGATTGGCGTTACACGTCTCTCAGAAAACTATAAACCCGCTAAACAGTTTGTTCTTGCCTGGACAATATTTCTCGCAGCCGCCCTAACCTACGCGTTGGCAACATTCGGCTTTATACCTAACCAATTTATTCAAGAATATATCATTCGGATAGCAACTGGCGCGCAGGTGATTTTTATCAACATCGCTTTGGCCACGCGTGTAAGAGTACTAAACCAACAACTCATTGATTCAGAAACAAAAGCCAAAGAAACACTGGAAAGCCAGGTGGCACAGAGAACGCAGCAACTCGAAAAGGCAATGACAACGTTATCGAACCTTAATGAGACGTTACAAAGCATTAGCACAACGGATGAATTGACAGGCATTGCAAACCGGCGATTTTTTAATGACACACTTGACGAGAACATTAAACTGGCAAACCGAGAGCAACAGTCACTAAGCCTTTTACTCATCGATATTGATCACTTTAAACTGGTGAACGACGCTTATGGGCATTTAGTGGGAGACAAGTGTCTAATACACTTAACAACGGTTATTAACCATTGCCTTCATAGACCGGGGGACTTCCTTGCTCGGTATGGTGGAGAAGAGTTCGCTGCGGTTTTACCGAATACTTCGTCATCCGGGGCCGAGTTAATTGCAAGACACATTCTGGACTCTGTAAGGCAAAGCCATTTTACAGCATCAGGGCTCGAACTATCACTAACCGTTAGCATTGGTATCACCACCCATGATGCGCCCATAAGCGATAAGAATATTCTCATTAGAGAAGCCGACCAAGCATTATATCTTGCCAAAAACAGTGGGCGTAACAACTGCAAGCGATATCAGCAACAGGTAACCACCACCTAA
- the rlmM gene encoding 23S rRNA (cytidine(2498)-2'-O)-methyltransferase RlmM, producing the protein MNIILLYCRAGFEGECSQEIQDKASYLGVFGYCRTNKGQGFVEFVLPTAKDASKIFKQVQLSELVFARQWARVSEPLDDVPREDRVQPILEFLANEDKNTWGRVSVDCPDSEGAAHLKTFVRKFTAPIAKALRGNGFLTPKQDSRLHTLCLFFSDFDKVYIGELDKENSSRDHLGIPRLKFPKDAPSRSTLKLEEAWRTFLHPDEWYDLLGGHQKAVDLGACPGGWTWQLVNQGMDVFSVDHGPMDEGLMNSGHVTHVLEDGFVYKPAKKVDWMVCDIVDKPKRVSAMIIEWLVGGYCTKTVFNLKLPMKKRYQEVQECLQLIESALAENNQRCRIQAKHLYHDREEITCFIQVM; encoded by the coding sequence ATGAACATAATATTATTGTACTGCCGTGCCGGCTTCGAAGGTGAGTGCTCCCAGGAAATACAAGACAAAGCGTCGTATTTGGGCGTATTTGGTTATTGCAGAACCAATAAAGGGCAAGGGTTTGTTGAGTTTGTTTTACCTACAGCCAAAGATGCCTCAAAAATATTTAAGCAGGTTCAATTAAGTGAACTTGTTTTTGCTCGTCAGTGGGCTCGCGTAAGTGAGCCGTTAGACGACGTTCCAAGAGAAGACCGTGTACAGCCCATATTGGAGTTTCTCGCTAATGAGGATAAAAATACTTGGGGCAGAGTCTCTGTGGACTGTCCTGATAGTGAAGGTGCCGCACACCTGAAAACATTCGTTAGAAAGTTTACTGCCCCTATTGCTAAGGCGCTCAGAGGTAATGGATTTCTGACACCTAAACAGGACTCGCGCTTACATACATTGTGCTTGTTTTTTTCAGACTTCGATAAAGTTTATATCGGGGAGCTGGATAAAGAAAACAGCAGCCGGGATCACTTGGGTATTCCAAGGTTAAAATTTCCAAAAGACGCACCTAGCCGCTCTACGCTGAAGCTAGAAGAAGCATGGCGAACTTTCTTGCATCCAGATGAGTGGTATGACCTCCTTGGGGGGCACCAAAAAGCGGTTGATCTCGGGGCTTGCCCTGGTGGCTGGACTTGGCAATTGGTTAATCAAGGGATGGATGTTTTTTCTGTAGATCACGGCCCTATGGATGAAGGGTTAATGAATAGTGGCCATGTTACACACGTACTCGAGGACGGATTTGTTTATAAACCTGCCAAAAAGGTAGATTGGATGGTGTGTGATATAGTTGACAAGCCCAAGCGTGTAAGCGCGATGATTATCGAGTGGCTTGTTGGTGGGTATTGTACAAAAACAGTATTTAATTTGAAATTACCGATGAAAAAACGCTATCAGGAGGTGCAAGAGTGCCTCCAATTAATCGAGTCTGCTTTGGCTGAAAATAACCAGCGTTGCAGAATTCAAGCTAAACATCTATATCATGATCGAGAGGAAATCACCTGCTTTATACAGGTGATGTAG
- a CDS encoding antibiotic biosynthesis monooxygenase family protein, with protein sequence MIRVIIERHIAHTLETTYELVAKRTLQKAVSADGFISGESLRNADDPNHRLILSNWRSVQDWYRWFQSEERKEMMNELNPILETEEKVTILEQA encoded by the coding sequence ATGATCAGAGTGATTATTGAACGACATATTGCTCATACCTTAGAAACAACCTATGAACTGGTAGCAAAGAGAACACTGCAAAAGGCAGTGTCCGCAGATGGGTTTATATCGGGTGAGTCACTAAGAAACGCAGATGACCCCAACCACCGTTTAATCTTATCAAACTGGAGAAGTGTTCAAGACTGGTACCGCTGGTTTCAATCTGAAGAACGAAAAGAAATGATGAACGAACTAAACCCTATACTTGAGACTGAAGAGAAAGTAACCATACTCGAACAAGCCTAG
- the tusA gene encoding sulfurtransferase TusA, which yields MSHEKESARLDTKGLYCPEPVMMLHTKIGEIEEGGLLEVVATDPSTKRDIPKFCNFLGHELVEQREEDSCYYYVIRKGAS from the coding sequence GTGAGTCACGAGAAAGAGAGCGCCCGGCTGGATACCAAGGGGCTATATTGCCCCGAGCCTGTGATGATGTTGCATACCAAAATTGGAGAAATCGAAGAAGGGGGCTTGCTGGAGGTTGTTGCCACCGACCCGTCGACCAAAAGAGATATACCCAAGTTCTGCAACTTTCTCGGGCATGAGCTAGTTGAACAGCGTGAAGAAGATTCATGCTATTACTATGTAATTAGAAAGGGCGCATCCTAA